One Rosa chinensis cultivar Old Blush chromosome 5, RchiOBHm-V2, whole genome shotgun sequence genomic region harbors:
- the LOC112164956 gene encoding G-type lectin S-receptor-like serine/threonine-protein kinase At4g27290 isoform X2 codes for MGGSTSTFQSVRDGQTIVSTTGNFELGFFSPATGSNNRYLGIWYKKISATIVWVANREAPLTDSSGVLQVTDPGILVLLNHNKSIIWSSNTSRSAENPVAQLLDSGNLVVTDGSDTDPENFLWQSFDYPSDTLLPGMKLGWNKVTGFSRHLTSWSSPQDPSLGKYTYELDRRGYGEEILKKDSVMIWRTGPWNGIRFSGTPHLTPNSIFTYNLVFDDHDEEYYIFELLNSSVYSRLILTPDGRVQRYTWIDTTQTWGFLYQTALIDNCDSYAFCGPNGACSIDSSPVCRCLNGFQPKNPKDWDVVDWSNGCVRRTPLNSVNCSGDLFEKYSAVKLPNTEQSWFNRSMNLKECEMVCLKNCSCTAYANLDITDGGSGCLLWFGNLIDIRNLTVNGQDIYIRMAASELGLDHDNTVINAKDSESKKVRIILCGTLLPTGLLIVGIALVFYCRKKQPKKYGKMRSSKKEDSELTSREEDLGLPSKKEDFELPLFDLATVVCATDNFSESSKLGEGGFGSVFKGMLKDGQEIAVKRLSKHSTQGLDEFKNEVTHIVKLQHRNLVRLLGCCIQEDEMMLIYECMPNKSLDFFIFDQRRSFLLDWSKRFDIINGIARGILYLHQDSRLRVIHRDLKAGNILLDSEFNPKISDFGLARSFGGNETKAETNKVVGTYGYMSPEYAIDGFYSIKSDVYSFGVLMLEIISGKRNRGFLHPGHNLNLLGHAWNLHTEGRSIELLATSVGDSINLQEVLRAIHVGVLCVQQNPQDRPSMSAAVLMLSGEGVLPVPQKPGFYNERALTELQVHSSSQACSVNMLTSTLFEPR; via the exons A TGGGAGGCAGCACAAGTACATTTCAGTCCGTTAGAGATGGCCAGACTATAGTTTCAACTACTGGAAACTTTGAGCTTGGATTTTTTAGTCCTGCCACTGGTTCTAATAACCGATACCTTGGGATATGGTACAAGAAGATATCGGCTACCATAGTGTGGGTTGCCAACAGAGAAGCACCCCTTACTGATTCATCAGGTGTTCTGCAGGTCACCGACCCTGGAATTCTTGTCCTCCTCAACCATAACAAGAGCATAATTTGGTCCTCAAACACATCAAGATCTGCAGAGAATCCAGTGGCCCAGCTTTTGGATTCAGGAAATCTTGTTGTAACGGACGGCAGTGATACAGACCCTGAGAATTTCTTGTGGCAAAGTTTTGATTACCCAAGTGATACACTCCTACCAGGTATGAAGCTTGGTTGGAACAAAGTTACTGGCTTCAGTAGGCATCTTACATCATGGAGCAGTCCACAGGATCCTTCTCTAGGAAAATATACATATGAACTTGATCGCAGAGGATATGGAGAAGAAATTTTGAAGAAGGATTCAGTTATGATATGGCGAACTGGACCATGGAATGGAATCCGATTCAGTGGCACGCCTCATTTAACTCCAAACTCCATATTCACATACAATCTTGTTTTTGATGATCATGATGAAGAATATTATATTTTTGAGCTTCTTAACAGCTCAGTTTATTCAAGATTGATCCTCACTCCAGATGGGCGTGTTCAGCGCTACACTTGGATTGATACAACCCAAACTTGGGGATTTCTTTATCAAACAGCTTTAATTGATAACTGCGACAGTTATGCATTCTGTGGTCCAAATGGTGCATGCAGTATTGACAGTTCCCCAGTATGTCGCTGCTTGAATGGATTTCAACCCAAAAATCCAAAGGACTGGGATGTAGTGGATTGGTCAAATGGCTGTGTGAGAAGGACTCCACTAAATTCAGTAAATTGCAGCGGTGACTTGTTTGAGAAGTACTCTGCAGTGAAATTGCCAAACACAGAGCAGTCCTGGTTCAACAGAAGTATGAATCTGAAGGAATGTGAAATGGTGTGCTTGAAGAACTGTTCCTGCACAGCTTATGCAAATTTGGATATCACGGATGGAGGATCTGGCTGCTTGCTGTGGTTTGGCAACCTAATTGATATTAGAAATTTAACTGTAAATGGGCAAGATATTTATATAAGAATGGCTGCATCAGAACTAG GCCTGGATCATGACAACACAGTTATCAATGCTAAAGACTCTGAATCTAAGAAGGTTAGAATCATACTATGTGGTACTCTGTTGCCTACTGGACTGCTGATCGTGGGCATAGCCCTGGTATTTTATTGCCGGAAGAAGCAGCCCAAAAAATATG GGAAAATGAGGAGCAGCAAAAAAGAAGATTCAGAACTTACCTCAAGAGAAGAAGATTTAGGACTTCCCTCAAAGAAAGAAGATTTTGAACTTCCATTATTTGACTTGGCTACTGTCGTTTGTGCCACCGATAACTTCTCAGAGAGCAGCAAACTAGGAGAAGGTGGATTCGGATCCGTCTTTAAG GGTATGTTGAAAGATGGACAGGAAATAGCTGTGAAGAGGCTCTCGAAACATTCTACTCAAGGACTGGATGAGTTCAAGAATGAGGTTACACATATTGTCAAACTTCAGCACAGGAATCTAGTGAGGCTTCTAGGATGCTGCATTCAGGAAGATGAAATGATGCTGATATACGAATGCATGCCTAACAAAAGCTTGGActtctttatttttg ATCAAAGAAGAAGCTTCTTACTAGATTGGTCTAAGCGCTTTGACATTATTAATGGTATTGCTCGGGGGATCCTTTATCTTCATCAAGATTCTAGACTGAGGGTAATTCATAGAGATCTCAAAGCAGGCAATATCTTATTAGACAGTGAATTCAACCCAAAAATCTCAGACTTCGGCCTGGCTAGAAGTTTTGGAGGAAATGAAACTAAAGCAGAAACGAATAAAGTGGTCGGGACATA TGGTTACATGTCCCCAGAATATGCAATTGACGGGTTCTACTCGATCAAATCTGACGTGTATAGCTTTGGTGTTTTGATGCTGGAGATAATAAGTGGGAAGAGAAACAGAGGATTCCTTCATCCAGGCCACAACCTCAACCTGCTTGGACAT GCATGGAACTTACACACAGAAGGCAGGTCCATTGAATTGCTTGCTACATCAGTAGGGGACTCCATTAATCTACAAGAAGTTCTGCGAGCGATTCATGTGGGTGTTTTATGTGTTCAGCAAAATCCACAAGACAGGCCAAGCATGTCAGCTGCAGTTCTAATGTTAAGTGGTGAAGGTGTGCTGCCTGTACCTCAGAAACCTGGTTTTTATAATGAGAGGGCTCTAACTGAACTCCAAGTCCATTCTTCTTCACAAGCATGTTCAGTTAATATGCTCACTTCCACCTTATTCGAGCCTCGTTAA
- the LOC112164956 gene encoding G-type lectin S-receptor-like serine/threonine-protein kinase At4g27290 isoform X1 codes for MEMRCSSITVMKNPLKVLIRMCFHPICSFLLIITAIFSTVGGSTSTFQSVRDGQTIVSTTGNFELGFFSPATGSNNRYLGIWYKKISATIVWVANREAPLTDSSGVLQVTDPGILVLLNHNKSIIWSSNTSRSAENPVAQLLDSGNLVVTDGSDTDPENFLWQSFDYPSDTLLPGMKLGWNKVTGFSRHLTSWSSPQDPSLGKYTYELDRRGYGEEILKKDSVMIWRTGPWNGIRFSGTPHLTPNSIFTYNLVFDDHDEEYYIFELLNSSVYSRLILTPDGRVQRYTWIDTTQTWGFLYQTALIDNCDSYAFCGPNGACSIDSSPVCRCLNGFQPKNPKDWDVVDWSNGCVRRTPLNSVNCSGDLFEKYSAVKLPNTEQSWFNRSMNLKECEMVCLKNCSCTAYANLDITDGGSGCLLWFGNLIDIRNLTVNGQDIYIRMAASELGLDHDNTVINAKDSESKKVRIILCGTLLPTGLLIVGIALVFYCRKKQPKKYGKMRSSKKEDSELTSREEDLGLPSKKEDFELPLFDLATVVCATDNFSESSKLGEGGFGSVFKGMLKDGQEIAVKRLSKHSTQGLDEFKNEVTHIVKLQHRNLVRLLGCCIQEDEMMLIYECMPNKSLDFFIFDQRRSFLLDWSKRFDIINGIARGILYLHQDSRLRVIHRDLKAGNILLDSEFNPKISDFGLARSFGGNETKAETNKVVGTYGYMSPEYAIDGFYSIKSDVYSFGVLMLEIISGKRNRGFLHPGHNLNLLGHAWNLHTEGRSIELLATSVGDSINLQEVLRAIHVGVLCVQQNPQDRPSMSAAVLMLSGEGVLPVPQKPGFYNERALTELQVHSSSQACSVNMLTSTLFEPR; via the exons ATGGAAATGAGGTGTTCGAGTATTACAGTCATGAAAAATCCATTGAAGGTTTTAATTAGGATGTGCTTTCATCCTATTTGCTCTTTTCTGCTCATCATTACTGCGATATTTTCCACAGTGGGAGGCAGCACAAGTACATTTCAGTCCGTTAGAGATGGCCAGACTATAGTTTCAACTACTGGAAACTTTGAGCTTGGATTTTTTAGTCCTGCCACTGGTTCTAATAACCGATACCTTGGGATATGGTACAAGAAGATATCGGCTACCATAGTGTGGGTTGCCAACAGAGAAGCACCCCTTACTGATTCATCAGGTGTTCTGCAGGTCACCGACCCTGGAATTCTTGTCCTCCTCAACCATAACAAGAGCATAATTTGGTCCTCAAACACATCAAGATCTGCAGAGAATCCAGTGGCCCAGCTTTTGGATTCAGGAAATCTTGTTGTAACGGACGGCAGTGATACAGACCCTGAGAATTTCTTGTGGCAAAGTTTTGATTACCCAAGTGATACACTCCTACCAGGTATGAAGCTTGGTTGGAACAAAGTTACTGGCTTCAGTAGGCATCTTACATCATGGAGCAGTCCACAGGATCCTTCTCTAGGAAAATATACATATGAACTTGATCGCAGAGGATATGGAGAAGAAATTTTGAAGAAGGATTCAGTTATGATATGGCGAACTGGACCATGGAATGGAATCCGATTCAGTGGCACGCCTCATTTAACTCCAAACTCCATATTCACATACAATCTTGTTTTTGATGATCATGATGAAGAATATTATATTTTTGAGCTTCTTAACAGCTCAGTTTATTCAAGATTGATCCTCACTCCAGATGGGCGTGTTCAGCGCTACACTTGGATTGATACAACCCAAACTTGGGGATTTCTTTATCAAACAGCTTTAATTGATAACTGCGACAGTTATGCATTCTGTGGTCCAAATGGTGCATGCAGTATTGACAGTTCCCCAGTATGTCGCTGCTTGAATGGATTTCAACCCAAAAATCCAAAGGACTGGGATGTAGTGGATTGGTCAAATGGCTGTGTGAGAAGGACTCCACTAAATTCAGTAAATTGCAGCGGTGACTTGTTTGAGAAGTACTCTGCAGTGAAATTGCCAAACACAGAGCAGTCCTGGTTCAACAGAAGTATGAATCTGAAGGAATGTGAAATGGTGTGCTTGAAGAACTGTTCCTGCACAGCTTATGCAAATTTGGATATCACGGATGGAGGATCTGGCTGCTTGCTGTGGTTTGGCAACCTAATTGATATTAGAAATTTAACTGTAAATGGGCAAGATATTTATATAAGAATGGCTGCATCAGAACTAG GCCTGGATCATGACAACACAGTTATCAATGCTAAAGACTCTGAATCTAAGAAGGTTAGAATCATACTATGTGGTACTCTGTTGCCTACTGGACTGCTGATCGTGGGCATAGCCCTGGTATTTTATTGCCGGAAGAAGCAGCCCAAAAAATATG GGAAAATGAGGAGCAGCAAAAAAGAAGATTCAGAACTTACCTCAAGAGAAGAAGATTTAGGACTTCCCTCAAAGAAAGAAGATTTTGAACTTCCATTATTTGACTTGGCTACTGTCGTTTGTGCCACCGATAACTTCTCAGAGAGCAGCAAACTAGGAGAAGGTGGATTCGGATCCGTCTTTAAG GGTATGTTGAAAGATGGACAGGAAATAGCTGTGAAGAGGCTCTCGAAACATTCTACTCAAGGACTGGATGAGTTCAAGAATGAGGTTACACATATTGTCAAACTTCAGCACAGGAATCTAGTGAGGCTTCTAGGATGCTGCATTCAGGAAGATGAAATGATGCTGATATACGAATGCATGCCTAACAAAAGCTTGGActtctttatttttg ATCAAAGAAGAAGCTTCTTACTAGATTGGTCTAAGCGCTTTGACATTATTAATGGTATTGCTCGGGGGATCCTTTATCTTCATCAAGATTCTAGACTGAGGGTAATTCATAGAGATCTCAAAGCAGGCAATATCTTATTAGACAGTGAATTCAACCCAAAAATCTCAGACTTCGGCCTGGCTAGAAGTTTTGGAGGAAATGAAACTAAAGCAGAAACGAATAAAGTGGTCGGGACATA TGGTTACATGTCCCCAGAATATGCAATTGACGGGTTCTACTCGATCAAATCTGACGTGTATAGCTTTGGTGTTTTGATGCTGGAGATAATAAGTGGGAAGAGAAACAGAGGATTCCTTCATCCAGGCCACAACCTCAACCTGCTTGGACAT GCATGGAACTTACACACAGAAGGCAGGTCCATTGAATTGCTTGCTACATCAGTAGGGGACTCCATTAATCTACAAGAAGTTCTGCGAGCGATTCATGTGGGTGTTTTATGTGTTCAGCAAAATCCACAAGACAGGCCAAGCATGTCAGCTGCAGTTCTAATGTTAAGTGGTGAAGGTGTGCTGCCTGTACCTCAGAAACCTGGTTTTTATAATGAGAGGGCTCTAACTGAACTCCAAGTCCATTCTTCTTCACAAGCATGTTCAGTTAATATGCTCACTTCCACCTTATTCGAGCCTCGTTAA